In Cytobacillus oceanisediminis, the following proteins share a genomic window:
- a CDS encoding polysaccharide deacetylase family protein, translating to MKKLLKISISIILILGICFLLFEISKSRSFQFFGGLVSKAETEEKVVALTFDDGPGVNTEEILDILREEEIKATFYLTGQEIEQHMDDAKRIAGEGHEIGNHSYSHTRMVLKTPSFIKDEIEKTDDLIRQTGYEGEIHFRPPYGKKLFFLPYYLSKQERKTILWNIEPESHPEIEGDANKITEHVTENIEPGSIILLHVMYESREESLKSVKTIISSLKEQDYHMTTVSELLKHQK from the coding sequence ATGAAAAAACTGCTAAAAATCAGCATTTCTATAATTCTGATTTTGGGAATTTGCTTTTTGCTGTTTGAAATTTCCAAGTCAAGGAGCTTTCAGTTTTTCGGCGGCCTTGTAAGTAAAGCAGAAACAGAGGAAAAAGTGGTGGCATTAACATTTGATGATGGTCCGGGCGTCAACACCGAGGAAATATTGGATATTCTGCGGGAAGAAGAAATTAAAGCCACTTTCTACCTGACTGGGCAAGAGATTGAGCAGCATATGGACGATGCCAAAAGGATTGCGGGAGAAGGGCATGAAATTGGCAATCATTCATATTCTCATACACGAATGGTTCTAAAAACCCCCTCTTTTATTAAAGATGAAATTGAGAAAACAGATGATTTGATCAGGCAGACAGGTTATGAGGGAGAAATTCATTTTCGGCCTCCATACGGAAAAAAACTATTTTTTCTGCCTTACTACTTATCTAAACAGGAGCGTAAGACGATCTTATGGAACATTGAGCCTGAAAGTCATCCGGAAATAGAAGGAGATGCCAACAAAATAACCGAGCATGTAACTGAGAATATAGAACCAGGCTCCATCATTCTTCTTCATGTCATGTATGAAAGCCGGGAAGAGTCTTTGAAGTCTGTTAAGACCATTATTTCTTCATTAAAAGAGCAGGATTACCATATGACCACGGTTTCCGAATTGCTGAAACATCAGAAGTAG
- a CDS encoding LysM peptidoglycan-binding domain-containing protein, which yields MKKIKQAIAAGVISLAVIFSGGAVLADHGGDKEIAVVKKGDTLYSLAKKHHMSVAQITELNHLAGTTIYPGQRLILSGEEGGYHKIIAGSFSKKENAEKRAALLKKKEISAAISTAVIDGKTYYRVQAGAYKDKKNAVKQLEAVKKAGIKDAFILSKKELHIFGLKPGDAYEEIISRMGKPKKTETQLNIKSLYYQGDGAGLRVTLNMKDGTIGSLAVYPEYLSPRMFPALPFNKNEVVKMYGDANKTKTVTCYESAKCEELTYQLDHLELKVRIDRDQATVQFLEITDLTYR from the coding sequence ATGAAGAAAATTAAACAGGCAATTGCAGCAGGAGTCATTTCTCTGGCAGTAATTTTTTCAGGAGGGGCAGTTTTGGCGGACCACGGCGGAGATAAAGAAATAGCTGTGGTGAAAAAAGGGGATACACTATATTCCCTGGCTAAGAAGCATCATATGAGTGTGGCGCAGATTACGGAGCTGAATCATTTAGCAGGTACGACAATCTATCCGGGGCAGCGACTCATTCTATCCGGGGAGGAAGGTGGATATCATAAGATTATTGCCGGTTCTTTCAGCAAAAAAGAGAATGCGGAAAAGCGGGCAGCACTATTAAAGAAAAAAGAGATCTCTGCAGCAATTAGCACGGCTGTCATTGATGGCAAAACATATTACCGTGTGCAGGCAGGTGCCTATAAAGACAAAAAGAATGCTGTGAAGCAACTAGAGGCAGTCAAAAAGGCAGGAATTAAAGATGCCTTCATTCTTTCCAAAAAAGAGCTTCATATTTTTGGCTTAAAGCCAGGAGATGCCTATGAAGAGATAATATCCAGAATGGGCAAACCAAAAAAGACTGAAACCCAGCTGAATATTAAAAGCCTCTACTATCAGGGTGATGGAGCCGGGCTAAGGGTAACCTTAAATATGAAGGATGGTACAATAGGCAGTCTTGCTGTATATCCAGAATATTTAAGCCCGCGTATGTTTCCCGCACTTCCCTTTAACAAGAACGAAGTAGTAAAAATGTACGGTGATGCTAACAAGACAAAAACTGTAACTTGTTACGAATCAGCCAAGTGTGAAGAGTTAACCTACCAGCTGGATCATTTAGAACTCAAAGTCCGGATTGACAGGGATCAAGCCACTGTTCAGTTTCTTGAAATAACCGATCTCACGTATCGATAA
- a CDS encoding FdhF/YdeP family oxidoreductase, whose product MGKTKHPGPQNKKAMPDPKHWVSPIPFGLGKIKPKHMRDTAKILWENKDNIGYATNILTKGVCDGCALGVSGLYDQTLKGPHVCTTRLNVLRLNTAGAIKPEILHADIDELRKYDSTELRKLGRIPYPMIRRKGERKFSRITWDDAMNMIAEKMKVLDPKQYAFYLTSRGITNESYYVAGKVARFLGTNHIDNASRICHSPSKTALKRSIGVGASTANYLDWIGTDVLLFWGSVASNSSPVSSKYMLEAKKNGTKIIVVNPYKEPAMDKYWIPSNPESALFGTKIADDFYQVNIGGDIAFMHGIMKHWFEMEKAERGSAINHKFVNEHVNGYEDLKKKVKEQSWEEIIKSSGVSKERIIELAELLANSKNAVYAWALGLTMHSFATDNISQVANLALLRGHLGRKHNGLMPFRGHSSVQGSGEMGADPFVLPGGDFYGDNFTRIQNLWGFELEKWQGDIVGVTLENILLPEDHERKIKLYYLSGGNFLETMPDPDFIEKALSELDIRVHQDIILNTSTLVDANEAVIVLPAKTRYEQEGGGTSTSTERMVYFSPEIEGNKNKIEEAREEWKIYIDLAKRVKPETAHLVEFKNAQEIRDEIAEANPSYDGIQHLKKAGDVFQWGGAWLCEDGICPTPDGKGTLITVDIPYLGKKEGQFIVTSRRGKQFNSMVYKEVDPLNGAGRYDVLMNAEDGKDLSIAEGEGIVLYNGFGVFQGRAKFVDIARGNVEVHFPEGNFLLPRGRYEKFAGIPDYNITVTLEKADRYNARKDVEYNEKHIAEDEIDAPA is encoded by the coding sequence GTGGGAAAAACAAAACATCCAGGACCTCAGAATAAAAAGGCAATGCCGGATCCGAAGCATTGGGTGAGCCCAATTCCATTTGGGCTTGGCAAAATAAAGCCGAAGCATATGAGGGATACAGCAAAAATCCTATGGGAAAACAAAGATAATATTGGGTATGCCACAAATATTTTAACGAAAGGCGTGTGTGACGGATGTGCCCTTGGCGTTTCCGGTCTTTATGACCAGACACTAAAGGGGCCGCACGTATGTACAACAAGGTTAAATGTCCTTCGTTTGAATACTGCCGGCGCGATCAAACCGGAAATTCTGCATGCCGATATCGATGAGCTACGCAAATATGACAGCACCGAGCTTCGTAAATTGGGCCGCATTCCTTATCCGATGATCCGCAGAAAGGGAGAGCGCAAATTCTCCCGGATCACCTGGGATGATGCCATGAATATGATTGCTGAAAAAATGAAGGTGCTCGATCCAAAACAATATGCTTTTTACCTGACTAGCCGCGGAATTACGAATGAATCTTATTATGTGGCCGGCAAAGTTGCCCGCTTCCTGGGAACGAATCACATTGATAATGCGAGCCGCATTTGCCATTCGCCTTCTAAAACCGCTTTAAAGCGTTCCATTGGAGTAGGGGCTTCCACAGCCAACTACCTTGACTGGATCGGAACGGATGTCCTGTTATTCTGGGGCAGCGTGGCATCAAACAGCTCGCCTGTATCATCCAAATACATGCTTGAAGCGAAGAAGAACGGCACAAAAATTATCGTCGTCAATCCATATAAAGAGCCGGCGATGGACAAATACTGGATTCCGTCAAATCCTGAATCTGCTTTGTTCGGCACAAAAATCGCAGATGATTTTTATCAGGTAAATATCGGCGGAGACATTGCCTTTATGCATGGGATCATGAAACACTGGTTTGAAATGGAGAAAGCGGAGCGCGGTTCTGCCATCAATCATAAATTTGTGAACGAACATGTAAATGGATACGAAGATTTGAAAAAGAAAGTGAAAGAGCAGTCTTGGGAAGAGATTATTAAATCTTCTGGTGTAAGCAAAGAGCGTATCATTGAGCTTGCGGAACTGCTTGCGAACAGCAAAAATGCCGTCTATGCCTGGGCTCTTGGCCTTACCATGCATTCTTTTGCGACTGATAACATTTCACAGGTTGCGAATCTTGCGCTGCTTCGCGGTCATCTGGGCCGAAAGCATAATGGGCTTATGCCATTCCGCGGCCATTCATCTGTGCAGGGAAGTGGTGAAATGGGTGCAGATCCATTCGTATTGCCTGGCGGTGACTTTTACGGTGACAATTTTACCCGCATTCAAAATCTTTGGGGCTTCGAGCTTGAGAAATGGCAGGGTGATATTGTCGGGGTAACACTGGAGAATATCCTGCTCCCAGAAGACCATGAACGGAAAATCAAGCTTTACTATCTTTCAGGCGGTAACTTCCTTGAGACAATGCCAGATCCTGATTTTATCGAAAAAGCACTTTCTGAACTGGATATTCGCGTTCACCAGGATATTATTTTAAATACGTCTACACTGGTTGATGCGAATGAAGCGGTTATCGTGCTCCCGGCTAAAACCAGATATGAGCAGGAGGGCGGCGGTACTTCCACCTCAACAGAACGGATGGTGTACTTCAGCCCGGAAATTGAAGGGAATAAGAATAAAATTGAAGAGGCACGGGAGGAGTGGAAAATCTACATTGATCTTGCCAAACGTGTAAAGCCTGAAACTGCTCATCTCGTTGAATTTAAAAATGCACAGGAAATACGTGACGAAATTGCAGAGGCTAACCCTAGTTATGATGGCATCCAGCACCTGAAAAAAGCAGGTGATGTCTTCCAGTGGGGAGGCGCATGGTTATGTGAGGACGGCATCTGCCCGACTCCGGACGGAAAAGGCACACTTATTACTGTGGACATTCCCTACCTTGGAAAGAAAGAAGGGCAATTCATTGTAACGTCACGCCGCGGGAAGCAGTTTAATTCCATGGTCTATAAAGAGGTGGACCCGCTGAATGGTGCCGGACGATATGATGTACTAATGAACGCAGAAGATGGAAAGGATTTAAGCATTGCAGAGGGTGAAGGGATCGTCCTTTACAATGGCTTCGGTGTATTCCAGGGAAGAGCCAAATTCGTCGACATCGCCCGCGGCAACGTCGAAGTCCACTTCCCGGAAGGAAACTTCCTATTGCCAAGAGGCCGCTACGAAAAATTCGCTGGTATCCCTGACTACAACATCACGGTTACCCTTGAAAAAGCTGACCGCTACAATGCACGCAAAGACGTGGAATATAACGAAAAACACATTGCTGAAGATGAAATTGATGCACCAGCATAA
- a CDS encoding YqhV family protein — MFIFLDKAILGMAILRLISGSIEIFVALLIIKMNDIEKALVVNSSLALIGPPVLLLTTVIGLTGMADKVSLSKILWVLCGVGCILYGVKGN, encoded by the coding sequence ATGTTTATTTTTCTTGATAAAGCGATTCTTGGTATGGCGATTCTGCGGCTTATTTCTGGAAGCATTGAAATTTTTGTTGCACTATTAATTATAAAAATGAATGATATCGAAAAAGCACTGGTTGTGAATAGTTCACTTGCCCTGATTGGACCGCCTGTGCTTCTGCTGACGACAGTGATTGGGTTGACTGGAATGGCCGATAAAGTTTCACTAAGCAAGATATTATGGGTGCTTTGCGGAGTTGGCTGCATTCTTTATGGGGTAAAAGGCAACTAA
- a CDS encoding class I SAM-dependent methyltransferase produces MEKAILYYDDILEMLDGLLREPKAFWENFYEDRDKEIPFFIAKGPDENLDEYVQNGLRPEKTLEIGCGPGRNAIFLAKNGAQVDAIDFSEKAIKWAAERAKEAQADINYKCVSLFDFHFEPHTYDFIYDSGMFHHLPPHRRLTYLDIIKAALKPGGKFGLVCFNTDGALPTPDWEVYHSGSLKGGIGYTEERLKAIFQNDFNFMEFRRMKEIQQPSNLFGEDFLWACLMRLK; encoded by the coding sequence ATGGAGAAAGCTATTTTATATTACGATGATATATTAGAAATGCTGGATGGATTGTTAAGAGAACCAAAAGCCTTCTGGGAAAATTTTTATGAAGACCGGGACAAAGAGATTCCATTTTTCATAGCGAAGGGGCCAGATGAAAACCTGGATGAGTATGTTCAAAATGGCTTGCGGCCGGAAAAAACCCTTGAGATTGGCTGCGGTCCAGGGAGGAATGCCATTTTTCTGGCGAAGAATGGAGCGCAAGTGGATGCCATTGATTTTTCCGAAAAGGCGATCAAATGGGCCGCTGAAAGAGCAAAAGAAGCACAAGCCGATATAAATTATAAATGTGTATCTCTTTTTGATTTCCATTTTGAACCTCACACCTATGATTTTATTTATGACAGCGGCATGTTTCATCATCTTCCCCCACATAGAAGGCTGACATATTTGGACATAATCAAAGCTGCACTGAAGCCCGGCGGAAAGTTCGGACTTGTTTGCTTTAATACTGATGGCGCGCTTCCTACTCCGGACTGGGAGGTATATCACAGCGGCAGCTTAAAGGGAGGCATCGGGTATACTGAAGAACGCTTGAAAGCGATCTTTCAGAATGATTTTAATTTCATGGAGTTTAGAAGAATGAAAGAGATTCAGCAGCCTAGTAATCTATTTGGAGAAGATTTTTTATGGGCCTGTTTGATGAGGCTAAAATAA